The Mycobacterium sp. EPa45 genomic interval CGGCGGCGCCGGAGGGCAGGGCGGCAACGGCGGCAACGGCGCTGCAGGTGCCATTGGCACGTCCGGCACGTCGCCGACCGCGGGCGGTGCAGGCGGCAATGGCGGCAGCGCTGGAGCGGGTGGCGCCGGCGGTGCCGGCGGCGGCAAGGGCGGCAACGGAGGTGTCGGCGGCCTCGCCGGCAACGGCGGCGCCGGCGGCACCAACACCGGAAACACAGGCGGCGCCGGCGGTGACGGCGGCCAAGGCGGCATCGGTGGTAGCGCAGGCGCCGCGGGTCTCGGGGGCAGCGGCGGCGGCGCCAGCGGCAGCACCGGAACCGCGGGTAATGGCGGCAACGGCGGCAATGGCGGCGCCGGCGCGATCGGCTCCACCGGAACGACCGGCACCACCGCGACTGCGGGTGGTGCAGGCGGCAACGGCGGCAACGCCGGAGCGGGCGGCGCCGGCGGCGCGGGCAGCGGTGGAGTCGGCGGAGGCAAGGGCGGCAACGGTGGTATCGGCGGCCTCGCCGGCAACGGCGGCGCCGGCGGCACCAACACCGGAAACACGGGCGGCGCCGGAGGCGACGGCGGCCAAGGCGGCACCGGCGGTAGCGCAGGCGCGGCAGGCGCTGGTGGCACTGGCGGCGGCACGAACGGTAACGCCGGAACCGCCGGCAACGGTGGCGGCGGCGGTAACGGCGGCGCCGGCGCCATCGGCACCACCGGAACGACCGGCACCACCGCGACTGCGGGTGGTATCGGCGGCAATGGTGGCGCCGGCGGCCAGGGCGGGACCGGCGGTGCAGGCAGCGGCGGAGTCGGTGGCGGGACCGGCGGCAAGGGCGGCAACGGTGGCCTTGCCGGAAACGGCGGCCAGGGCGGCACCAACACCGGCAACACGGGCGGTGCGGGCGGCGCCGGCGGCCAAGGCGGGACCGGCGGCAACGCCGGCGCGGCAGGCATCGCCGGGACCGGCGGTGGCACCGCCGGCACCGCCGGCACCGCGGGCAACGGTGGCGGCGGCGGTAACGGCGGTGGCGGCGGCACGGGCATTGCCGGGACGACGGGCACGACGGCGACCGCAGGCAGCCAGGGCGGCACAGCAGGTGCCGGTGGTGCAGGCGGTAGCGGCGGCGCGGGCAGTGGCGGAGTCGGCGGTGGCTCGGGTGGCAATGGCGGCACCGGCGGCATCGGTGGTGCCGGCGGCGTCGGCGGCTCCAACACCGGCAGCACCGGCGGAGCAGGCGCGGCCGGCGGCCAAGGCGGTACCGGCGGCAACGCCGGCGCGGCGGGTACCGGCGGTGCTGGCGGCGGTACCAACGGCAGCATCGGCAGCGCCGGTGCGGGCGGCCAGGGTGGCGCCGGCGGCAACGGTGGAACCGGCACCGCCGGAACGACGGGCACGACGCCGACCGCAGGCGGGGCCGGCGGCAACGCCGGCGCCGGCGGCCAAGGCGGAACCGGCGGAAACGGTATCGGTGGAGTCGGCGGCGGAGCGGGCGGCCAGGGCGGTGTCGGCGGCACCGGCGGCACTGGCGGTGTCGGCGGCACCAACACCACGGCAGGTGGAAACGGCCAGACTGGCGGCAAGGGCGGCACCGGCGGCAACGCCGGAGCGGCAGGCGTCGGCGGAACCGGCGGCGGCGCCAGCGGCAGCATCGGCAGTGCAGGCGCCGGCGGCCTCGGGGGTAACGGCGGCAACGGCGCGGCCGGTACGGCCGGCACAACCGGGACCACACCCACGGCCGGTGGTCAGGGCGGAACCGGCGGCGCCGCCGGGCAGGGCGGAACCGGCGGCGCCGGTATCGGTGGAGTCGGCGGCGGAGCGGGCGGCCAGGGCGGTGTCGGCGGCACCGGCGGCGTCGGCGGCGTCGGCGGCACCAACACCACGGCAGGTGGAAACGGCCAGACCGGCGGCAAGGGCGGCACCGGCGGCAGCGCCGGAGCGGCAGGCGTCGGCGGAACCGGCGGCGGCGCCAACGGAAGTATCGGCACTGGCGGTAAGGGCGGACTCGGCGGGAACGGCGGCGCCGGTGGCGCGGGTACGACGGGCACGAGTGGAGGCGCACCCACCGCCGGCGGCACCGGCGGCACCGGCGGCGCCGCAGGTGGCGGCGGCACCGGCGGTGCCGGTATCGGCGGGGTCGGCGGTGGAGCTGGCGGCAACGGTGGCACCGGTGGCACCGGTGGCAGCGGCGGAGCCGGTGGCAGCAATACGGGCACCAACGGCGGTAATGCCGCGGCGGGCGGCAACGGCGGCGCGGCGGGCGCCGGCGGCGCAGCCGGCGCGGGCACCAACGGCGGCGCCAACGGAGCCGGCGGCACCGGTGGCGTCGGCGGCAACGGCGGTAACGGCGGCACTGGTGACATCGGCACCAACAGCACCACGGCCCCGGTCGTCGGTGGAAATGGTGGAAACGGCGGCACCGCAGGTCAAGGTGGCGTCGGTGGAGCCGGTATCGCAGGAGTCGGCGGCGGCAACGGTGGCAGCGGTGGCACCGGCGGTAGCGGCGGCACCGGCGGTCGTGGCGGAAACGGAACCGGCATCAACACCAGCGGAGCAAAGGGCGGCACCGGTGGAGCCGGTGGCCAGGGCGGCCTCGGCGGCAACGGTACCGATGGCGGCTCTGGCGGCTCTGGCGGCAACGCCAACACCGCGGGCGCGGGCGGCAACGGCGGCACAAGCAACGGCACGGGAACCGGCGGTGGCGGCGGCAACGGTGGCACGGCCGCTGTCGGTGGTGCCGGTGGCAATGCCGGCGGCGGCAACGGCAACGGTGGAAACGGCGGCGTCGGCGGCACCGGCGGCACGGGCGGCACCGGGGGTGCCGGAACAGGCGTGATCGGCATCGGCGGCGCGGGTGGCAACGGAGTCGTCGGCGGCACCGGCGGTGCCGGCGGAACCGGCAGCGGCAGCGGCAGCGGCGGTACCGGAGGAACTGGTGGCGGCGGTGGCGGCGGCGGTACCGGCGGATCTGGTAGGGCCGGAACGAGCGCCGGCAAGGCCGGCACCGGAGGGGGCGCCGGCAATCCCGGTAGCGGTCCCACGGGCGTCAACGGCGGGACCGGCGGAACGGGCGGCACCGCTGGGACCGGTGGGGCGGGCGGCACGTAAGGGAGTCAGCGCAGAATCAGACGATCGAAAGTTTGCCATGGGCCCCATCGCCCGTTGCTACCATGTGACCGCTAGAGCATCAGCGAACATGGGAGCAAACCATGGCTGCACGGCACCGCGCCGCACAACGGCCCAGTTTCCGGGCCCGGCGCACCGCCGGTCAGCATCGAATTCAGCAGCCTCACAGCAAACTTCCAAACTTGGTCGGTATGAGCGCTCTCGCGGTCGGTATCTGGACTGCATTGCCGGGCGCGACCGGGGTTGCGCACGCCGACTCCACCGGCAGCGATTCGACGTCATCGGCACATGGCAGCACCGGTTCCACGGTGGGCGGCAGCGGCCGCGCCAACTCCCCGAAACGCGCCGGCACCCACAGGGCGGGCAACACCGACCGCACGAGTGTGGCGAAATCGACCGCTGGTGCCAACCGGACAACGACGTCGACCGTAGCGCCCTCGGCCGCCGCTGACTCGAGCCCGTCCACGACCCAGGTCGAGACAGGCACCGCGAAGTCGGCCCGGGCCGCGGCAACACTGACCCCGTCCGCGGCGGCCTCCCCGACCACACCGCCGAATCTCACGATCAACGACATCATCAGCGCGATCGTCACCTACGCCCAGTCGGGAGGCGGCGGCCCAGTGGTCCAGATCAGCCTGCCCGAGATTGTCACCGCGCTCGTGACCAACGAGTGGCAGGGCCGCCCGATACTCGGCAACGGGGCCGACGGCACCGCGACGAACCCGGACGGACAAGCCGGCGGCTGGTTGCTGGGCAGCGGCGGCAGGGGCTACACCTGGACCGGCGCGACCTGCACTGACAGCGCGGGCTGCGCAGGCGGCAACGGTGGCGCCGGCGGGCTGATCGGCAACGGCGGCAATGGCGGGGACGGCGCCCTCGGCGGCGCCGGCGGTGCCGGTGGGTCAGCTCTGCTGTTCGGCATCGGCGGCAATGGCGGCGCGGGGGGCTCGAACACCGGTGGGGTTGGAGGAGCCGGCGGCGCGGGTGGAACCGGCGGCCTGATCGGCGGCGCGGGTGGGAACGGGGGCAAAGGCGGCGACGGCCTGACCGGTGGCAAAGGTGGTGCGGGCGGTTCGGTCAGCAGCTTCGGCTTCGGCTACTTCACCGGCGTGTACCACCCCGGAAGTGTTTACGGCGGGGATGGCGGCGCGGGCGGAGCCGGTACCAGCGGAGCCGGCGGCGACGGTGGTGCAGGTGGAGCCGCCGCGCTGGCCAGCGACCCGCTGTGGGACTACCTGTTGTCGGTGGTGACCCTGCTTCCCGGCGTTGTCTCTCCCGGCAATGCGGTCGGCGGCCAGGGCGGAGCCGGCGGCGACGGCACGACCACCGGCGGCACGGGCGGTGACGGGGGCATCGCCTACAACTACAGCCTCGGTAACGCCACCGGCGGCAGAGGGGGCAACGGCGGCAACGGGACCGCGGCCGGTGGCGCCAACGGCATCGGCGGCACTGCCTTCGCAGCCAGCGGGACGGCCACCAACGGAACCGACGGCAGCCACGGAACGCCGTAGGGCGTCAGACGTCGAGCCGGGTGAAATCGTTGCGCTGGTAGATGTCCTTGGAGAGCTGTCGCCTGACCTTGCCACTTGTGGTGACGGGGATCGAGCCCTGGCCTACCAGGACAAGATCCGCGACGGCGATGCCGTGCGTGTTCGAGATCGCCACCGTGACGTCACGCTTGATGGCCTCGAGCTTCTCCGCGATTTCTTCTTCGGAGTCGCCACGCTTCCTTACTTCCATCACAACGACAAGCTTCTCGACGGAGTCGTCCGGAACCGCGACCGCGACGCACCGGCCGCCGGTGACCTCGGTGACCGTCGCCTCGATGTCGTCGGGGGCGTGGTTGCGGCCGTAGATGATCAGAATGTCCTTGATGCGGCCGACGACGAACAGTTCGCCCTCGGAGATGAAGCCCACGTCGCCGGTCCTCAACCACGGCCCCTCGGGCGTCCCCGGCGACGGCGAGACGATCGTCGCGCCGAACGTGCGTGCCGTCTCCTCGGGCTTTTCCCAGTAGCCGGCGCTGACGTTGTCGCCATGGCACCAGATCTCGCCGGTCCGGCCTTCAGGGACCTCGGTATGGGTCTCCGGATCGACGATCCGCAGAACCGGTGACCGGGAGCTGATGGGGCCGTCGTAGCTGATCAACGGCGTCCCCTCGGCGCCGTTGATTCGCTTCGCCTCACCGGCGGTCAGCGCATCGGAGTCGAAGTGGACAACCTTGATCGGGTCTTCCGGCTTGGGCGTCGACATGTACAACGTCGCCTCGGCCATGCCGTACGACGGCTGAATCACGTTCTCGTTCAGGTTGAAGCGGGCGAACCGGTCGGTGAAACGCTTGATCGTCGCGGGCTGAACCCGCTCGGCGCCGCTCTGGATGGTGTGCACGCCGCTGAGGTCCAGCCCGGCCATGTCTTCATCGGAGGTCTTCCGCGTCGCCAGATCGAATGCGAAATTCGGTGCCGCCGTGAACGGGCACGGATTCGTCGCCAGCAACTGCATCCAGCGCGCCGGGCGCACCAGGAACGACGCCGGGCTGGTCAGCACCGCGCTGGTGCCGAGCACGATCGGTGAGCACACCCCGAGGATCAAGCCCAGGTCATGGAAGAACGGCAGCCAGGACACGAACGTCAAATCGGGCGGGGTGATGCCGGCATGCCGCGAATAGTCGGTGGTGATCTGCTGCAGATTGGTCAGCAGGTTCTTGTACGAGATCATCACGCCGGCCGGTGACCGGGTGGACCCGGAGGTGTACTGCAAGTACGCGGTGTCGTCATAGGAGCCGTCCTCGTACATGGCGGTGCCCCGCTGCGGCGGGGCGTCCAAGTCGAGCCGGTCGACCTCGATGATGGCGGGCGGAGCCTGTCCGGGCTCGGGGGTCACGCTGCGACTGACCTCGGCCACGACGGCCGACGTGGTGAGAACAGCAACCGGTGACGCGTCGCGCATCACCGAATCGACCCGTTCGTCGGTGACGCCGCCCATGGGAACCGACAGCGGAACCGGGATCACTCCGGCGTGCAGCGCGCCGAGGAAAGCGACGATGTATTCCAGTCCTTGCGGCGCGATGATCATCGCGCGGTCGCCGGGCGATGCGCACAGGCTGAGCTCGCGGCCCATGTTGGTGACCCGCCGATACAGCTGCGGCCACGTCAGGCTGATCGGTACGCCGGCCCAGTCCTGGTCATAGTCGACAAAGGTGTATGCCGTGTCGTCAGGCTGCAAACTGGCGCGTTCGCGCAGCAGTGCCGGAAGAGATGCCTCGATCGCCTGTGTCACGCGAAGCAAGCTACCAAAGCCGGTTGCCGCGATTGCTCCGAACCGGTATTTGAGTGACGCTTGCGTCAGTGGGCTCATGTCGTGGAAATGCAGGGGCCGAGGACGCCCGTTCCGACGCCTGCACCGAACTATCCGCCAATGCGGATAGTTGCGAATCAAGCAAACTTGACCCCAGGGGGCTTCGTCTGCGTCAATAATTGCCTTGCCTGGGTTCGGGGGAACCAGAGGTGAGTCAGCAACGGCCAGACTGTGGCTCCGTTGCTGTGAGCAGACAGGATGGTTTCATTCGGTGCGATCGATGATCGGGCAGGTTGCTCGGACGCGGCGGATCCCCCAGTCGTTATGACCGCCAAATCCCCCATTCCGGTCGCCGTCATCGGCATGGCCTGCCGGCTTCCTGGCGGAATCGAGTCCCCGGAGCAGCTGTGGGAGGCGTTGCTGAGGGGCGACGACCTCGTCACCGAGGTGCCGCGCGAGCGATGGGACAGCGACGAGTACTACGACCCCGAATCGGGCGTACCGGGACGCACCGCGTCGAAGTGGGGTGCGTTCTTAGACGATGTCGCCGGCTTCGATGCCGAGTTCTTCGGCATCAACGAAGACGAGGCCGCCGCGATCGATCCCCAGCACCGCTTGCTTCTGGAGACCGCCTGGGAGGCCATGGAGCATGCCGGACTGACCCCGGGCACGCTCAAGGATTCGCTCACCGGCGTCTTCACGGGATTGACCCACGCCGACTATCAGACGGTGTCGGCCGGCTCCGACGCCATGGAGGGGCCGTACGGCTTCGCGGGCAACACCTTCAGCATGGCGGCCGGGCGCATCGCCTATACGCTCGGGCTCCGCGGTCCTGCGCTCGCAGTCGACACCGCATGTTCGTCCGGACTGCTCGCCGTGCACATGGGGTGCCGCAGCGTGAGCGACGGCGAAACCGACCTCGCGTTCGCCGGCGGCGCCTACGTGATGCTGGATCCACGCAAGTACATCGCGGGGACGGCCGCAGGTCACCTGTCCCCGACCGGTCGCTGCCGCGCCTTCGATGTCGCAGCCGACGGGTACGTCGCCGGCGAGGCCTGCGCGATGGTGTTGCTCAAACGCTTGCCGGACGCACAGCGGGACGGCGACCGGATCCTCGCCGTCATCCGCGGTACGGCCGCCAACCAGGACGGCCACACCGTCAACATCTCCACCCCGTCGGCCGCCGCCCAGGCCGCGGTGTACCGGGCGGCACTGGCGTCCGCGGGCGTCGACGCTGCCAGCGTCGGCATGATCGAGGCCCACGGGCCCGGCACGCCGGTCGGCGATCCGATCGAATTCGCCAGTCTGGCCGAGGTCTACGGCGTCGACGAGCCGTGCGCGCTGGGCTCGGTGAAAACCAATGCCGGCCACTCCCAGTCCGCCTCTGGCGCCGTCGGCCTGATCAAGGCCATCCTCGCGGTGCAGCACGGTGCGGTTCCGCGCAATCTGCACTTCACCCGACTGCCTGACGAAATGGCCCGGATCCCGACGAAACTCTTCGTCCCGCAGGAGACGACCGAATGGCCCACGACTGGCCTGCACCCGCGCCGCGCGGCGGTCTCCTCCTATGGCGTGTCGGGGACCAACGTGCACGCCATCGTCGAGCAGGCCCCCGTCCCCCAGGATCAACCGAGCGCGGGTCCAGACACCAGTGACGTACCGGCCCCGCTGATCTTCCCGGTGTCGTCGACATCGGCCGAGCAGCTCCGCCGAACGGCAGGCCGCCTGGGCCGCTGGGTGCAAAACCATGACGAAGTAGCACTGCCCGATCTGGCGTACACCTTGGCTCGTCGGCGTGCGCACCGCTCGGTGCGAACCGCGGTTACTGCCCGCACCCGCCCGGAGTTGACCACCGCGTTGCGCGGTGTGGCCGACGGCGATACTCCGTATCACGCCGAGCTCGGGCACGGTGACCGCGGACCGGTGTGGGTGTTCTCCGGACAGGGTTCGCAGTGGGCACGCATGGGTGCCGAACTCCTCACCACCGAACCGGTTTTCGCCGCGACGGTTGCACAGATCGAATCCTTGGTGGCCGAGGAGTCCGGTTTCTCGGTCACCGCCGCGATGTGCGCGCCCGAGGTGGTGAGCGGTGATGCTCGGCTGCAGCCAACCGTGTTCGCCGTGCAGGTTGGGCTGGCCGCCACGCTGGCGGCCTACGGCGCGCGTCCCGGTGCGGTCATCGGTTATTCGATGGGTGAGGTCGCCGCGGCTGTGGTCTCCGGTGCGCTTTCCCTCGAAGACGGCATACGGGTGGTGTGCCGGCGCTCGCAGCTGATGGCCGGACTGGCCGGTTCCGGGATGATGGCTTCGGTTGAATTGCCTGCCAAGCAGGTGCTTTCGGAACTGACGCTTGGCGGTATCAAGGACGTCGTCGTCGGCGTGGTTGCTGCGCCCGAGTCCACGGTCATCAGCGGTGCGACCCCCACCGTGCGCGCGCTGATGGCGACGTGGGAAGAACGCGATGTGATGGTCCGCCAATCACTGATCGACGTCGCAGCGCACTCCCCCCTCGTCGATCCGATCCTCGACGAACTCGCCCAGGCTCTGGTCGACATCAAGCCACTGGCGCCGGAGGTTCCGTTCTACTCGGCAACGGGTTTCGACCCGCGCGAGGACCCGGTGTGCAACAACAAGTACTGGGTGAAGAACCTTCGCAACACCGTGCGGTTCGCCGCCGCAGTGCGGGCCGCCCTGGAAGACGGGTACCGGGTGTTCGCCGAGTTGGCACCGCATCCGATGCTCACCCACGCGATCGAGCGGGCCGCCGGCACCTTGGACACGCCGGTTGCCACCTTCGCCGCCATGCGGCGCGAACAGCCACAGCCCAATGGGCTCCGGGATGTGGTAGCCGGCCTCCACAGTGCGGGTGCGGCAATCGATTTCGCGGTGCCCTATCCGACCGGGCAACTCGTGGACGCGCCGCTGCCGACCTGGACGCATCGCCGGCTGTGGCTGGAGCGCAGCGAGCAGGAGAGCGCGGCACACGGTGGTCACTCGGTGTCAGTACACCCCCTGCTGGGCCCGCATGTACGTCTGCAGGAAGAACCCGAGCGCCACGTGTGGCAGGCCGAGCTCGGCACGGCGGCCCAGCCCTGGCTCGCCGAGCACTCGATCCGCGACGTGCCCCTGCTACCGGGCGCGGCGTACTGCGAAATGGCGTTGACCGCCGCGCACACCGTGTTCGGCGCCGATGCCGAGGTTCACGACATTCGTTTCGAGCAGGCCCTGTTGCTCGATGCACAGACCACGGTCGGTGCGTCGGCGACCGTGTCCTCCCCCGGGGTCGTCGCGTTCATCGTCGAGTCGGATCAGGCCGGCGCACAGGTACGCCAAGCCAGCGCTGTCCTGAAGGCCGTCGGCGACGAGCAGCCCACCGCCTACGACATCCCCGCGCTGATCGCTGCGCACCCGCATCGCACCGACGGCGCCGACGTCCGGGCGAACATGGATCAGCGTGGGGTGCAGTACGGACAGGCGTTCAGCGGCCTCACCGCCGTCTACACCGGCACAGAGGAAACCGACACCGTCGTGGCCGAGGTCGCGCTGCCGAGCAAGATCCGCTCACAACAGAGCGCCTACGGCGTGCACCCGGCACTGCTGGACGCGTGCTTCCAGGCCATCGCGGCCAGCCCGCAGATCCAGTCCGCGGGCGACAGTGTGTTGGGACTCGCCCTCGGTGTACGGCGGCTGCGGCTGTACTCCTCGGCCCGCAACGCCCGCTACTGCCATGCCCATATCACCCGCGTCGACTCATCCGAGATCGAGGCGGACCTCGACGTGCTCGACGAGGACGGCAACGTCTTACTCCGGGTGGACGGATTACGCTGCGGCACTGGTGAATCCGAAGAGGCCCGACAGGACCGGGTGCTCAGTGAACGTTTGCTGACCATCGAATGGCAGCAGCGGCAGCTGCCCGAGCCGCCCCACGTCGACCCGGGGACCTGGCTGCTGGTCAGCACCACCGCCACACCGACCGTGCTCACCGCGTCATTGACCGACACTCTCAAGAGCGAAGGCGCGCAATGCACGGCCATCTGCTGGCCGCGATCGGCCGACCACGCGGCCCACGCCGGACAGCTGGCCGACAACCTCCGCTCCGGGCATGTCACGGGAATGGTGATCCTTACCGGACCCAGTGAAACAGGGCCCGACGAAGCCGACTTCGCGTCACTGGGCGGCGAATACGTCGAGCATCTGGTTCGTATCACCCGCGAACTACTGGACGCCCAGGCCCAGTTGCCCCATCTTTTCGTGGTGACTCACGCCGCGCAGACCGTGCGGGCCGACGACACGCCCAATCTGGAGCAGGGCGGCCTACGGGGGTTGGTGCGGGTGATCGGGGCCGAACACCCGCACCTGCGCACCACTCACATCGATGTCGACGACGCCGTCGATGCCGAGCAGCTGACCCGGCATCTGTTCAGCGGATCCGACGAAGACGAAACCGCCTGGCGGGACGGGCAGTGGTACGTCGCGCGGATGCTGCCCTGCCCGCTGAGCCCCGATGACCGGCAGATCACACTGGCGGACAATGAGTTCGACGGCGTTCGCCTGCAAATCCGCACACCCGGGGACTTGGAGACGCTGGAATTGGTCGCCGCTGAACGGGTCGCGCCCGGACCGGGGCAGATCGAGGTCGCTGTCGGAGTTTCGAGCATCAACTTCGCCGACGTCCTGGTCGCAATGGGCCTGTTCCCCGCGATCGAGGGTGAGTTGCCGGAACTGGGCATGGATTTCGCCGGGGTGGTCACCGCGGTGGGTCCCGACGTCGTCGATCATCGGGTCGGTGACCGGGTCGGCGGGTTCTCTGCGAACGGCTGTTGGGGGACGTTCGTCACCTGTGATGCCCGGCTGGCCGCAACGCTGCCGGCCGAGTTGACCGCGCACCAGGCGGTGGCGGTGGCCACTGCGACCGCCACCGCCTGGTACGGCCTGCACGACCAGGCGCGCATTACCGCCGCGGATCGGGTGTTGATCCACTCGGCGACAGGCGGAGTCGGCCAGGCCGCCATCGGCGTCGCGCGGGCCACCGGCGCCGAGATCTTCGCCACCGCAGGCAGCGAAGAGCGTCGACAGATGTTGCGCGACATGGGGATCGAGCATGTCTACGATTCCCGCAG includes:
- the pks2 gene encoding type I polyketide synthase, with protein sequence MTAKSPIPVAVIGMACRLPGGIESPEQLWEALLRGDDLVTEVPRERWDSDEYYDPESGVPGRTASKWGAFLDDVAGFDAEFFGINEDEAAAIDPQHRLLLETAWEAMEHAGLTPGTLKDSLTGVFTGLTHADYQTVSAGSDAMEGPYGFAGNTFSMAAGRIAYTLGLRGPALAVDTACSSGLLAVHMGCRSVSDGETDLAFAGGAYVMLDPRKYIAGTAAGHLSPTGRCRAFDVAADGYVAGEACAMVLLKRLPDAQRDGDRILAVIRGTAANQDGHTVNISTPSAAAQAAVYRAALASAGVDAASVGMIEAHGPGTPVGDPIEFASLAEVYGVDEPCALGSVKTNAGHSQSASGAVGLIKAILAVQHGAVPRNLHFTRLPDEMARIPTKLFVPQETTEWPTTGLHPRRAAVSSYGVSGTNVHAIVEQAPVPQDQPSAGPDTSDVPAPLIFPVSSTSAEQLRRTAGRLGRWVQNHDEVALPDLAYTLARRRAHRSVRTAVTARTRPELTTALRGVADGDTPYHAELGHGDRGPVWVFSGQGSQWARMGAELLTTEPVFAATVAQIESLVAEESGFSVTAAMCAPEVVSGDARLQPTVFAVQVGLAATLAAYGARPGAVIGYSMGEVAAAVVSGALSLEDGIRVVCRRSQLMAGLAGSGMMASVELPAKQVLSELTLGGIKDVVVGVVAAPESTVISGATPTVRALMATWEERDVMVRQSLIDVAAHSPLVDPILDELAQALVDIKPLAPEVPFYSATGFDPREDPVCNNKYWVKNLRNTVRFAAAVRAALEDGYRVFAELAPHPMLTHAIERAAGTLDTPVATFAAMRREQPQPNGLRDVVAGLHSAGAAIDFAVPYPTGQLVDAPLPTWTHRRLWLERSEQESAAHGGHSVSVHPLLGPHVRLQEEPERHVWQAELGTAAQPWLAEHSIRDVPLLPGAAYCEMALTAAHTVFGADAEVHDIRFEQALLLDAQTTVGASATVSSPGVVAFIVESDQAGAQVRQASAVLKAVGDEQPTAYDIPALIAAHPHRTDGADVRANMDQRGVQYGQAFSGLTAVYTGTEETDTVVAEVALPSKIRSQQSAYGVHPALLDACFQAIAASPQIQSAGDSVLGLALGVRRLRLYSSARNARYCHAHITRVDSSEIEADLDVLDEDGNVLLRVDGLRCGTGESEEARQDRVLSERLLTIEWQQRQLPEPPHVDPGTWLLVSTTATPTVLTASLTDTLKSEGAQCTAICWPRSADHAAHAGQLADNLRSGHVTGMVILTGPSETGPDEADFASLGGEYVEHLVRITRELLDAQAQLPHLFVVTHAAQTVRADDTPNLEQGGLRGLVRVIGAEHPHLRTTHIDVDDAVDAEQLTRHLFSGSDEDETAWRDGQWYVARMLPCPLSPDDRQITLADNEFDGVRLQIRTPGDLETLELVAAERVAPGPGQIEVAVGVSSINFADVLVAMGLFPAIEGELPELGMDFAGVVTAVGPDVVDHRVGDRVGGFSANGCWGTFVTCDARLAATLPAELTAHQAVAVATATATAWYGLHDQARITAADRVLIHSATGGVGQAAIGVARATGAEIFATAGSEERRQMLRDMGIEHVYDSRSIDFAEQIRRDTDGYGVDIVLNSLTGPAQRAGLELLAVGGRFVEIGKRDVYGNTRLGLFPFRRNLTFYYVDLALMSLSHPERVGELLRKVNHLVAEGHLPPALYTEYPLAEAATAIRVMAAAQHTGKLLLDIPQTGTSRAVVPPEQATPFRKDGAYLVTGGLGGLGLFLAEKMAIAGCGRIVLTSRSQPTLKALETIELIRAMGADVVVHCGDIADPATAQKMVGAATATGLPVRGVLHAAAVIDDATLVNITDDLIQRDWAPKAYGAWNLHTATADEPLDWFCSFSSAAALVGSPGQGAYAAANSWLDAFTRWRRSQGLPGTAIAWGAWSQIGRATTLAETAGAIAPDEGAHALDVLLRHDRAYTGYAPTVDNTWLTAFAQRSPFAEAFKSVGPGLTGTSRLRAELSELPRQEWPPRLRQLISEQVSLILRRSIDPDRPLSEYGVDSLGALELRTRIETETGVRLTPSDLAVGTIRGLAELLCERLAPSNSDASA